The Streptomyces camelliae genome window below encodes:
- the rsmA gene encoding 16S rRNA (adenine(1518)-N(6)/adenine(1519)-N(6))-dimethyltransferase RsmA yields MSSPTPDALLGPADIRELAAALGVRPTKQRGQNFVIDANTVRRIVRTAEVRPDDVVVEVGPGLGSLTLALLEAADRVTAVEIDDVLAAALPATVGARMPERAERFALVHSDAMHVTELPGPAPTALVANLPYNVAVPVLLHMLDTFPSIERTLVMVQSEVADRLAAAPGNKVYGVPSVKANWYAEVKRAGAIGRNVFWPAPNVDSGLVSLVRRAEPIKTTASKREVFAVVDAAFAQRRKTLRAALAGWAGSAAAAEAALVAAGVSPQARGESLTVEEFARIAEHKDAITRHEESGT; encoded by the coding sequence GTGAGCAGCCCCACCCCCGACGCCCTCCTCGGTCCCGCCGACATCCGCGAGCTGGCGGCCGCGCTCGGTGTCCGTCCCACCAAGCAGCGCGGCCAGAACTTCGTGATCGACGCCAACACGGTCCGCCGTATCGTGCGCACCGCCGAGGTCCGCCCCGATGACGTCGTCGTGGAGGTCGGGCCGGGGCTCGGGTCTCTCACGCTGGCGCTGCTGGAGGCCGCCGACCGGGTCACCGCCGTCGAGATCGACGATGTGCTGGCCGCAGCGCTGCCCGCCACCGTCGGCGCGCGCATGCCGGAGCGTGCCGAGCGGTTCGCGCTGGTCCACTCCGACGCCATGCACGTCACCGAACTGCCCGGCCCGGCCCCGACGGCCCTGGTGGCGAACCTGCCGTACAACGTCGCCGTGCCCGTGCTGCTGCACATGCTCGACACGTTCCCGAGCATCGAGCGCACCCTGGTCATGGTGCAGTCCGAGGTCGCCGACCGGCTCGCCGCCGCGCCCGGCAACAAGGTGTACGGCGTGCCGTCGGTGAAGGCCAACTGGTACGCCGAGGTGAAGCGGGCCGGGGCGATCGGCCGCAATGTCTTCTGGCCCGCGCCGAACGTCGACAGCGGGCTGGTCTCACTGGTCCGGCGGGCCGAGCCGATCAAGACCACGGCCTCCAAGAGAGAGGTCTTCGCGGTCGTCGACGCGGCCTTCGCGCAGCGCCGCAAGACCCTGCGGGCGGCGCTCGCCGGCTGGGCCGGGTCCGCCGCTGCCGCCGAGGCCGCCCTGGTCGCGGCCGGGGTCTCGCCGCAGGCGCGCGGGGAGTCGCTGACGGTGGAGGAGTTCGCGCGGATCGCCGAGCACAAGGACGCGATCACCCGGCACGAGGAGAGCGGCACGTGA
- a CDS encoding 4-(cytidine 5'-diphospho)-2-C-methyl-D-erythritol kinase: MSVTVRVPAKVNVQLAVGAARPDGFHDLANVFLAVGLYDEVTVTPADELRITCAGPDAGEVPLDRTNLAARAAIALAARRGIEPAVHIHIDKDIPVAGGMAGGSADGAGALLACNTLWGAGASRAELLAICAELGSDVPFSLVGGVALGVGRGEQLTALETGGTFHWVFAMAERGLSTPAVFREFDRLAQGREIPEPVASAELLEALAKGDVEALAAAVSNDLQPAALSLFPELADTLEAGRGAGALTALVSGSGPTTAFLARDAESAEKVSQALRASGTCRAVRMAVGPVAGATVL; the protein is encoded by the coding sequence GTGAGCGTCACGGTACGGGTGCCGGCCAAGGTCAACGTCCAGCTCGCGGTCGGCGCCGCGCGCCCCGACGGGTTCCACGACCTCGCCAACGTCTTCCTCGCCGTCGGCCTGTACGACGAGGTCACCGTCACCCCGGCCGACGAGCTGCGGATCACCTGCGCCGGCCCGGACGCCGGCGAGGTCCCTCTGGACCGCACCAACCTCGCCGCGCGCGCCGCGATCGCGCTGGCCGCGCGCCGGGGGATCGAACCGGCCGTGCACATCCACATCGACAAGGACATCCCGGTCGCCGGCGGCATGGCGGGCGGCAGCGCGGACGGCGCGGGCGCGCTGCTCGCCTGCAACACGCTGTGGGGGGCGGGGGCTTCGCGGGCCGAACTGCTCGCGATCTGCGCGGAGTTGGGCAGTGACGTCCCGTTCAGCCTGGTCGGGGGTGTCGCGCTCGGTGTCGGACGGGGCGAGCAGCTGACCGCCCTGGAGACCGGCGGCACCTTCCACTGGGTCTTCGCGATGGCCGAGCGGGGGCTGTCGACGCCGGCCGTCTTCCGTGAGTTCGACCGGCTGGCTCAGGGGCGGGAGATCCCGGAGCCGGTGGCTTCGGCGGAGCTGCTGGAGGCGCTCGCGAAGGGGGACGTGGAGGCGCTGGCGGCGGCCGTGTCCAATGACCTTCAGCCTGCGGCGCTGTCCCTGTTCCCGGAGCTGGCGGACACGCTGGAGGCCGGGCGGGGGGCGGGTGCGCTTACCGCGCTGGTCTCGGGCTCCGGGCCTACGACGGCGTTCCTCGCGCGTGATGCCGAGTCGGCGGAGAAGGTCTCCCAGGCCCTGCGGGCGTCGGGGACGTGCCGGGCCGTGCGGATGGCGGTGGGGCCGGTGGCGGGGGCGACGGTTCTCTAG
- a CDS encoding Uma2 family endonuclease has protein sequence MRGSTPPGGYTVDDLLTLPGLPRHVELIDGELVVPGPQTVFHSVAVDLLVSGLRAGCPAEFHVSRQMTVILDERNGLEPDVSVIRTEAVTGLDQMCYQAKDVILGVEVVHPGSECRDRTTKPLKYAAGGIPDFWRVEMEEDGRPVVHTYTLDPLANTYAPNGTHRDRIEVNKPYPIDIDLTAIDEL, from the coding sequence ATGCGAGGAAGCACCCCACCAGGCGGCTACACCGTGGACGACTTGCTGACGCTGCCCGGTTTGCCTCGGCACGTCGAGCTGATCGACGGCGAGCTGGTTGTCCCGGGTCCGCAGACCGTCTTCCACTCCGTCGCTGTCGACCTGCTGGTGAGCGGCCTCCGGGCCGGGTGCCCGGCCGAGTTCCACGTCAGTAGGCAGATGACCGTCATCCTCGACGAACGCAACGGGCTCGAACCGGACGTGAGCGTGATCCGGACCGAGGCGGTCACCGGACTGGACCAGATGTGCTACCAGGCCAAAGACGTCATCCTCGGCGTGGAAGTCGTCCACCCGGGCTCCGAGTGCCGGGACCGCACCACCAAGCCCCTGAAGTACGCCGCTGGGGGGATCCCTGACTTCTGGCGGGTCGAGATGGAGGAGGACGGCAGACCTGTCGTCCACACCTACACACTCGACCCGCTCGCGAACACATACGCACCCAATGGCACCCACCGCGACCGGATCGAAGTCAACAAGCCCTACCCCATCGACATCGACCTGACGGCGATCGACGAACTCTGA